One region of Solanum pennellii chromosome 6, SPENNV200 genomic DNA includes:
- the LOC107022998 gene encoding flowering time control protein FPA-like — protein sequence MAPGEAPSKSLWVGNLAPDITDEDLVSLFQNFGPVNSITRCNSRGYGFVLFRNIHDSKEAKDALQGSFFHGNALRIEFAKPEQEPEFKDGHYPNRSIDHSHDLPSKVLCISYPPTVHADNNMIHNAMILLGEINRIKTFNDKNFSLVEFRSVEEAQRAREGLQGKLFNDPRITIEYYYPFPPAQTMAQNPPILAPSAPITISPGQHYIWNGIIARKGTSVCRAVCVPTGESVICVLPDIVNCTAGTGLDKLTKHYSDAAIGFNIFFFLPDTDHKEYASYAEFLRYLSAKDRVEVAKLSDGTHMFLVPPSDFISKVLKVDGPACIYGVVLKYSPHTTSATVLPK from the exons ATGGCGCCGGGAGAAGCACCATCGAAGAGTTTATGGGTGGGTAATCTTGCCCCTGACATAACCGATGAAGATCTAGTATCGTTGTTCCAGAACTTTGGCCCAGTGAATAGCATAACTAGATGTAACTCTCGCGGGTATGGATTTGTCTTATTTAGAAACATCCACGACTCCAAGGAGGCTAAAGACGCACTCCAAGGATCCTTCTTTCATGGCAATGCTTTAAGGATCGAATTCGCTAAGCCG GAGCAAGAACCGGAGTTTAAAGATGGACACTATCCCAATAGGAGCATCGACCACTCTCATGAT TTGCCTAGTAAAGTATTGTGTATAAGTTATCCTCCCACGGTTCATGCGGATAACAACATGATACATAATGCTATGATTCTTCTGGGTGAGATTAACagaataaaaacttttaatgaTAAGAATTTCTCATTGGTTGAGTTTAGAAGTGTGGAGGAAGCCCAACGTGCTAGAGAAGGCTTGCAGGGTAAGCTTTTCAATGATCCCAGAATCACAATTGAATATTATTATCCATTTCCACCAGCACAGACCATGGCCCAAAATCCGCCTATCTTGGCCCCAAGTGCTCCTATTACAATTAGTCCTGGACAACACTATATATGGAATGGCATTATTGCCAGGAAAGGAACATCAGTGTGTCGGGCTGTTTGTGTTCCTACTGGGGAAAGTGTAATATGTGTGCT CCCTGATATAGTCAACTGCACTGCCGGAACGGGGTTAGACAAGTTAACCAAACACTATTCAGATGCTGCTATAGGgttcaacatttttttcttcctGCCTGATACTGATCATAAAGAGTATGCCTCATATGCAGAGTTTTTGAGGTACTTGAGTGCAAAAGATCGTGTTGAAGTTGCAAAGCTTTCTGATGGAACTCACATGTTCTTGGTGCCACCTTCAGACTTCATCAGCAAGGTTCTGAAAGTTGATGGTCCGGCGTGTATTTATGGTGTGGTTCTAAAGTATTCACCTCATACAACTAGTGCCACAGTCTTGCCTAAGTAA